Proteins encoded together in one Bactrocera neohumeralis isolate Rockhampton chromosome 4, APGP_CSIRO_Bneo_wtdbg2-racon-allhic-juicebox.fasta_v2, whole genome shotgun sequence window:
- the LOC126755770 gene encoding uncharacterized protein LOC126755770 produces MTEEEAVNQVIQNLQHRGQLVEDIQTCNVEVAKVFIRIPPFWHAKPELWMAQVESQFIAAGITSDKTKYYTVVTAIESNVLAQISDIILNPPNSELYTTLKNQIITQFAGSEQKRVKKLLQEQELGDMRPSQLLREMRSLSGREINDKILKSIWMSRLPSHMRLIISISNEPLDKVALLADKICEVSDTLHVHVVETPNTAIANQSSIEQQLAEITKEIASIKANINRRPRSRSRSRPPSRSGMQNNNSNGLCWYHHKFGNDARKCRSPCAKKLN; encoded by the coding sequence ATGACGGAAGAAGAAGCGGTAAACCAGGTAATACAAAATTTGCAGCATCGGGGCCAACTGGTAGAGGACATCCAAACCTGCAACGTGGAAGTGGCCAAAGTTTTCATCAGGATCCCACCATTCTGGCACGCAAAGCCAGAACTGTGGATGGCGCAGGTCGAGTCACAATTCATCGCTGCAGGTATAACGAGCGACAAAACAAAGTACTACACCGTCGTGACCGCGATCGAAAGCAACGTGCTAGCTCAAATAAGCGACATAATTCTTAATCCACCGAACAGTGAACTGTACACCAcgctaaaaaatcaaataataacacaATTCGCGGGCTCGGAGCAAAAACGTGTAAAAAAGCTACTGCAGGAACAAGAGCTCGGTGATATGCGTCCATCACAGCTCTTGCGCGAAATGCGAAGTCTGTCCGGCAGAGAGATAAACGATAAAATACTAAAGTCCATTTGGATGAGTCGGTTACCTTCCCACATGCGACTAATAATTTCCATTAGCAACGAACCGCTCGACAAAGTTGCCCTGCTCGCGGACAAAATATGTGAGGTTAGCGACACCCTACACGTACACGTGGTCGAAACTCCAAACACAGCAATAGCCAATCAATCCAGCATCGAGCAGCAGCTAGCCGAAATCACGAAAGAGATAGCCTCAATAAAGGCGAACATAAATCGTCGGCCTAGAAGTCGCAGCAGAAGCCGTCCTCCGTCACGCTCCGGTATGCAAAACAACAATTCGAATGGTTTGTGCTGGTACCATCACAAATTTGGTAACGATGCAAGAAAATGTCGTAGCCCTtgcgcaaaaaaattaaactga